The following proteins come from a genomic window of bacterium:
- a CDS encoding glycosyl transferase family 36 — protein MKSKNKYGYFSDDGSEYIIERPDTPKPWANVICNKTYGLTISQTGGGYSWAYNSNLNRLTRWEQDLIKDESGKYLYIRDDDTGDFWSATWKPTCTTFDYYQCVHGVGYSIFKMEKCSIYSEMRVFVPKGDNCEIWIVKLHNKANSARKISLISYVEWLTGAWPDCHREFHKLFQETKFDNSSKVLTVKKRLGGISEDEAPWNTTWNYVGYHTASVVSGYEGDKEEFIGMYGNVMAPKAVKEGRLSKTTGKWNDSIASIMSKIEMKPNETKEIVFVLGLEKSEGEISKTVKKYINPKKAHKALGAVCDFWKKLMSPVEIKTPDDNMNIMTNIWLKYQAISARIWGRAAYYQSSGAYGFRDQLQDSQIFLPLEPEETKERILDHARHQFSEGTVYHWWNTLENKGPKSEFSDDLLWLPFVTVNYLKETADFSILKKSEPFVDSGRASLYEHCLRAIKKSLSRMSKRGLPLIGEGDWNDGLSSCGDKWKGESVWMGHFLFGVLNEFAAVAKMAKDKKTADMLLRNAAKLKKAVNKYGWDGKWYWRATTDSRHILGSSNEKCGKIFLNAQTWAIINGIEDDKKRRKSMLSSMEKYLYREFGPILFHPAYDVPNPKIGYLTRYAPGVRENGGLYTHAGVWAIQAECAARRPDMAYRLYNSFNPIRRGENPDLYKCEPYVTPGNVDGPDSENFGKGGWTWYTGSAAWYYRIACEWILGVRPAYEGLVIDPCIPSTWKNFEIKRKFRGATYHIRIRNPKGSYQGVKSLIVDGKEVAGNIIKPFKDKKTHEILAILI, from the coding sequence ATGAAGAGCAAAAACAAGTACGGTTATTTTAGCGATGACGGGTCGGAATATATTATAGAAAGGCCCGATACCCCGAAACCATGGGCGAATGTTATCTGCAATAAGACATACGGCCTTACAATCTCCCAGACGGGAGGGGGATACAGCTGGGCTTATAATTCGAATTTGAACAGGTTAACAAGATGGGAACAGGATTTAATAAAGGATGAAAGCGGGAAATACCTGTACATCAGGGATGATGATACGGGGGATTTTTGGTCGGCGACATGGAAACCCACCTGTACGACTTTTGATTATTACCAGTGTGTTCATGGCGTAGGTTATTCCATTTTCAAGATGGAAAAGTGTTCCATCTATTCTGAAATGAGGGTGTTCGTTCCCAAGGGCGACAATTGTGAGATATGGATTGTAAAACTTCACAATAAAGCTAATTCCGCCCGTAAAATCAGCCTGATTTCTTATGTAGAATGGCTGACCGGCGCGTGGCCGGATTGCCACAGGGAATTCCATAAGCTGTTCCAGGAAACAAAATTCGATAACTCATCAAAGGTCCTTACCGTTAAAAAAAGGCTGGGAGGTATTTCAGAGGATGAAGCCCCGTGGAATACAACATGGAATTATGTAGGCTATCATACGGCATCGGTAGTTTCAGGTTATGAAGGCGATAAAGAAGAGTTTATCGGGATGTACGGGAATGTAATGGCGCCGAAAGCCGTGAAAGAAGGGCGGCTTTCCAAAACCACCGGAAAGTGGAATGATTCTATAGCGTCTATCATGTCAAAAATAGAAATGAAGCCGAATGAGACAAAGGAAATCGTATTTGTTCTCGGTTTGGAAAAATCGGAAGGTGAAATATCTAAAACCGTCAAAAAATATATTAACCCTAAAAAAGCTCACAAGGCGCTGGGGGCTGTTTGCGATTTCTGGAAAAAACTTATGAGCCCGGTTGAAATCAAGACTCCCGATGATAATATGAATATTATGACAAATATCTGGTTGAAGTATCAGGCTATTTCGGCCAGGATATGGGGGCGGGCGGCTTATTATCAATCAAGCGGCGCCTATGGTTTCAGGGACCAACTCCAGGACAGCCAGATATTTTTGCCTCTGGAGCCCGAAGAAACAAAGGAAAGGATACTTGACCACGCAAGACACCAGTTCAGCGAAGGAACAGTTTATCACTGGTGGAATACACTTGAAAATAAGGGGCCGAAATCCGAATTTTCAGACGATCTTTTATGGCTTCCTTTCGTTACGGTCAATTATTTAAAAGAAACAGCCGATTTCAGCATACTTAAGAAAAGCGAGCCTTTTGTAGACTCCGGAAGAGCGAGCCTTTATGAACATTGTTTAAGAGCTATCAAAAAAAGCCTGTCCAGGATGAGCAAGAGAGGTTTGCCTCTGATAGGAGAAGGCGATTGGAATGACGGTTTAAGTTCATGCGGTGACAAGTGGAAAGGCGAATCCGTATGGATGGGGCATTTTCTCTTCGGAGTTCTGAATGAATTCGCCGCGGTCGCAAAAATGGCGAAAGATAAAAAAACAGCGGATATGCTGTTGAGAAATGCCGCAAAGCTGAAAAAAGCGGTGAACAAATACGGGTGGGACGGGAAGTGGTACTGGCGCGCAACTACGGACAGCCGGCATATATTGGGCAGCAGCAATGAAAAATGCGGAAAGATATTTCTCAATGCCCAGACATGGGCGATAATAAACGGGATAGAAGATGATAAAAAAAGGCGTAAATCCATGTTGTCATCCATGGAAAAATACCTTTACCGTGAATTCGGCCCGATTCTTTTCCATCCGGCCTATGATGTCCCTAACCCGAAAATCGGTTATCTTACGAGGTATGCCCCCGGTGTCAGGGAGAACGGCGGGCTGTATACGCACGCCGGTGTCTGGGCAATTCAGGCTGAATGCGCGGCAAGAAGGCCTGATATGGCTTACAGGCTGTATAACAGTTTTAATCCTATAAGAAGGGGGGAAAACCCCGATTTGTATAAGTGCGAGCCGTATGTTACTCCCGGTAACGTTGACGGCCCTGATTCGGAAAATTTCGGAAAAGGCGGCTGGACCTGGTATACGGGATCGGCTGCATGGTATTACAGGATAGCATGCGAATGGATACTGGGTGTAAGACCCGCATATGAAGGCCTTGTTATAGACCCGTGTATTCCTTCGACATGGAAGAACTTTGAGATAAAAAGAAAATTCCGGGGGGCGACATACCATATAAGGATAAGAAATCCCAAGGGCAGTTATCAGGGAGTCAAAAGCCTTATAGTCGACGGCAAAGAAGTAGCGGGTAATATTATTAAGCCGTTTAAAGATAAAAAGACCCATGAAATACTGGCTATATTGATTTAG
- a CDS encoding ASKHA domain-containing protein, which yields MMKKKRQIKINGGRYSFYSGETFRDILLRNDLGMIFPCGGGGICGKCRVKIISGKQKITIQDKEKIDKAELKQGWRLACKMVPQSGVEVYIPHENTIGSRKVRFTESRPDGKTVEFAVIDAGSSTVKAMLADGAGNAGPVFSVANPQIKISTDIIGRIGFAMESANNYTFLRNLLIEGINNVLKEALISSGKVSSGIRRGLIAGNSFITALLKEESLKGLSAVPFNCANRKSKKIKSGDFFRLGSVSVLPVIGGFVGADALAGCLYLRKYYKNKNVILIDIGTNAEIIVYYGGKYFAASASAGPAFEGLGMSCGFPMLEGAVRDIRFKPADNKALSRESRFNFTVSSMGHLKPVGICGTGYLSAVAEFLKKGLIDRTGRIAGEKDRIEITDDISINQKDIRMFQDAKAAIAAGISLILKKIKAGYGDFAEILVSGAFGSNVSVDDFYATGIISPEFRKVKAMDNLVLKSMLDVVAGGVSMSKLESFAAKVKRIKLAEDKDFMEYYTGAMSFEK from the coding sequence ATGATGAAAAAGAAAAGACAGATTAAGATTAACGGCGGCAGGTATAGTTTTTACTCTGGAGAAACATTCAGGGATATCCTTTTGCGCAATGATCTGGGTATGATTTTTCCCTGCGGCGGCGGCGGAATATGCGGAAAGTGCAGGGTAAAAATAATATCAGGGAAACAGAAAATCACGATACAGGATAAAGAAAAAATAGATAAAGCCGAACTTAAACAGGGATGGAGACTTGCCTGTAAAATGGTTCCGCAAAGCGGTGTTGAAGTCTACATACCCCATGAAAATACGATTGGAAGCAGAAAAGTCCGCTTTACCGAAAGCCGCCCTGATGGCAAAACTGTTGAGTTTGCGGTAATCGATGCCGGTTCATCGACCGTTAAAGCTATGCTGGCGGACGGCGCCGGCAATGCGGGCCCGGTATTTTCAGTTGCCAATCCCCAGATAAAAATATCCACGGATATCATAGGCAGAATCGGTTTTGCCATGGAAAGCGCAAATAATTATACTTTTCTGAGAAACCTGCTTATAGAAGGGATAAATAATGTCTTGAAAGAAGCTTTGATTTCTTCGGGAAAGGTCTCTTCGGGCATCAGGCGCGGGCTTATAGCGGGAAACAGTTTTATCACAGCGCTTTTAAAGGAAGAGTCGCTGAAAGGGCTTTCGGCTGTTCCTTTTAACTGCGCGAACCGGAAGTCAAAAAAAATAAAGAGTGGTGATTTTTTCCGGCTTGGGTCTGTTTCGGTGTTGCCTGTAATCGGGGGGTTTGTCGGGGCGGACGCGCTTGCCGGATGCCTCTATTTAAGGAAATACTATAAAAATAAAAATGTGATTTTGATAGATATAGGGACTAATGCCGAGATAATTGTTTATTACGGCGGCAAATACTTTGCCGCATCAGCTTCAGCCGGACCGGCTTTTGAGGGTTTGGGTATGAGCTGCGGTTTTCCCATGCTGGAAGGAGCGGTCCGGGATATCCGCTTTAAACCTGCGGACAACAAAGCCCTTTCCCGGGAATCCCGGTTTAATTTTACAGTGTCATCTATGGGGCATTTAAAGCCTGTCGGGATTTGCGGAACGGGGTATCTGAGCGCCGTAGCGGAATTCCTGAAAAAAGGACTTATCGACAGAACAGGCAGAATTGCCGGCGAAAAAGACAGGATAGAAATCACGGATGATATTTCGATAAACCAGAAAGATATAAGAATGTTCCAGGATGCCAAAGCCGCTATCGCGGCCGGCATAAGCCTGATTCTTAAAAAAATAAAAGCCGGTTACGGTGATTTTGCCGAAATCCTTGTTTCCGGCGCTTTCGGAAGCAATGTATCCGTTGATGATTTTTATGCTACAGGTATAATATCACCTGAATTCCGCAAAGTGAAAGCTATGGATAATTTAGTGCTTAAAAGCATGCTGGATGTTGTCGCCGGGGGAGTCAGCATGTCGAAACTCGAATCTTTTGCGGCGAAGGTGAAAAGAATAAAACTGGCGGAAGATAAGGATTTCATGGAATATTATACGGGGGCTATGAGTTTTGAAAAATAA
- a CDS encoding HNH endonuclease codes for MLEKKCIVCGKKIFIKNYHAKKGWGKYCSKKCQGKSQINGKLLNCDYCGKKIYRTPKDFARSKSKKFFCSVKCHCSWENKNSRCGENAPNWVSGQSVYRRLLKRYGKAEKCRRCGITDRRILVVHHKDSNRKNNKPENLEWLCRNCHCIVHLI; via the coding sequence ATGCTAGAAAAAAAATGCATAGTATGCGGTAAAAAAATATTTATCAAAAATTACCATGCGAAAAAGGGCTGGGGCAAGTATTGTTCTAAAAAGTGCCAGGGTAAATCGCAGATAAACGGAAAATTGCTTAATTGCGATTATTGCGGCAAAAAGATTTATCGTACACCAAAAGATTTTGCCCGGTCAAAAAGCAAGAAGTTCTTTTGTTCTGTGAAATGTCATTGCTCGTGGGAAAACAAAAATAGCCGCTGTGGTGAAAATGCGCCTAACTGGGTATCGGGACAATCGGTCTATAGGCGGCTCTTAAAAAGATATGGTAAAGCGGAAAAGTGCCGCAGATGCGGCATAACAGATAGAAGAATTTTAGTTGTTCATCATAAAGATTCCAACAGAAAAAACAATAAGCCGGAAAATTTAGAGTGGCTTTGCAGAAATTGTCATTGTATCGTTCATTTAATCTAA
- a CDS encoding STAS domain-containing protein gives MEKIFVIEKRGNVDIVHFLAQRLTDPVLADNIKEYLLKTAEEGKIHLIIDFSNVQYLSSSYLSILVALDKKVKFEGGSVNICCLNRNISSIFSIARFDTIFDIFGSENDAVTDMESKIR, from the coding sequence ATGGAAAAAATATTTGTTATTGAAAAAAGGGGAAATGTCGATATCGTGCATTTCCTGGCGCAGCGTCTTACAGACCCGGTATTGGCGGATAATATTAAGGAATACCTGCTTAAAACGGCTGAAGAAGGCAAAATACATCTGATAATTGATTTTTCCAATGTCCAGTACCTTTCAAGTTCTTATTTAAGTATACTGGTGGCTCTTGATAAAAAGGTCAAATTTGAAGGCGGCAGTGTGAATATATGCTGCCTGAACCGGAATATTTCAAGTATCTTTTCTATTGCGCGTTTCGACACGATTTTTGATATTTTCGGTTCTGAAAATGATGCCGTTACCGATATGGAATCAAAAATTAGATAA
- the corA gene encoding magnesium/cobalt transporter CorA, which translates to MNRQKRKETQVSKMAGLTPGALIHIGEQKTEHIKITVIDYNESQFQEFETKDVDECFKLRNKPTVTWINVDGLHKIEVIEKLGNCFEFHPLLMEDILNTSQRPKFEDFGNYVYLTLKMLDINKKDASIESEQISIIIGKNFVLTFQEKEGDVFNLIRDRLRHAKGRIRKQGPDYLAYSLLDAIVDNYFVILENVGDRISVIEDKVIDDPPQHTLKTVNTLKQDLIAIRKSIWPLRDTISGIQRSENTLIHKNSSIFFRDVYDHTVQIIDNIETYRDVVSSMISLYLTSLSNKMNEVMKVLTIIATIFIPLTFVAGVYGMNFKYMPELESPLGYPVIVISMGIIAVVMLIFFKKKKWL; encoded by the coding sequence ATGAACAGACAGAAACGCAAAGAAACACAGGTTTCCAAAATGGCCGGACTGACACCCGGCGCTCTCATACATATAGGCGAACAGAAAACAGAACATATAAAAATAACCGTCATCGACTACAATGAATCCCAATTCCAGGAATTCGAGACTAAAGATGTTGATGAGTGTTTCAAACTCAGAAACAAACCCACGGTGACATGGATAAACGTAGACGGACTTCATAAAATCGAAGTCATTGAAAAACTGGGAAACTGTTTTGAATTCCACCCTCTCCTGATGGAAGATATTTTAAATACTTCCCAGCGCCCGAAATTCGAGGATTTCGGCAATTATGTCTACCTCACACTGAAAATGCTTGATATAAACAAGAAAGACGCTTCCATTGAATCCGAGCAGATAAGCATAATCATCGGCAAAAATTTCGTCCTCACTTTTCAGGAGAAAGAAGGGGATGTCTTTAACCTTATAAGAGACCGCCTGCGCCACGCAAAAGGCCGCATAAGAAAACAGGGCCCGGATTACCTGGCTTATTCACTGCTTGACGCCATAGTGGATAATTATTTTGTGATATTGGAAAATGTAGGAGACAGAATTTCCGTTATCGAAGACAAAGTAATCGACGACCCTCCCCAGCACACGCTGAAAACCGTAAATACATTAAAGCAGGACCTTATAGCCATCAGGAAATCCATCTGGCCCCTGAGGGATACCATAAGCGGAATCCAGCGCTCCGAAAATACTTTAATACACAAGAACTCTTCAATCTTTTTCAGGGACGTTTACGACCATACCGTTCAGATAATAGACAACATAGAGACTTACAGGGATGTCGTATCAAGCATGATCAGCCTTTATCTTACATCCCTGAGCAACAAGATGAACGAAGTAATGAAAGTTTTGACCATAATAGCGACTATATTTATACCGTTGACATTCGTTGCGGGCGTCTACGGCATGAACTTCAAATATATGCCTGAGCTGGAATCCCCTCTGGGTTATCCCGTAATCGTCATATCTATGGGGATTATCGCTGTTGTAATGCTTATTTTCTTCAAGAAAAAGAAGTGGCTGTAA
- a CDS encoding inositol monophosphatase produces MLETAIKAAKKAGKLQLQSFGKKIIVDEELRFDTKLALDKESERIIVDTIFSEFPKHSILAEESGTTDNASDYTWIIDPLDGTANFSRNIPQFCVSIALLHKSEKILGVVFDPVRDELFHAEKGKGAFLNGEKIKTRQTGKTNELFVVCGFMKSEETIKKGLVIFNSLITRVKKIRIMGAAALDLCWLAAGRFDIYFEYGIMDWDIAAGELILKEAGGDIKADALGNNSYNVTATNGKIKPGEFPSII; encoded by the coding sequence ATGCTTGAAACGGCAATCAAAGCGGCAAAAAAAGCCGGAAAACTGCAGCTGCAGAGCTTCGGTAAAAAAATAATAGTAGACGAAGAATTAAGATTCGACACAAAACTCGCGCTGGACAAAGAAAGCGAGCGGATAATCGTAGATACCATCTTCTCCGAATTTCCGAAGCACTCTATCTTAGCGGAAGAAAGCGGAACAACGGATAATGCGTCCGATTACACATGGATTATCGATCCGCTGGACGGGACAGCAAACTTTTCCAGAAACATACCGCAGTTCTGCGTTTCCATAGCTTTACTCCATAAAAGCGAAAAAATTCTCGGCGTTGTGTTCGACCCGGTGAGGGACGAACTGTTCCACGCCGAAAAAGGGAAAGGCGCTTTTTTAAACGGCGAAAAGATAAAAACGCGGCAGACAGGTAAAACCAATGAGCTTTTTGTGGTTTGCGGTTTTATGAAATCCGAAGAAACAATAAAAAAAGGACTTGTTATTTTCAATTCACTGATAACCAGGGTAAAAAAAATAAGGATAATGGGAGCGGCGGCCCTTGACCTCTGCTGGCTGGCCGCAGGGCGTTTTGACATTTATTTTGAATACGGAATAATGGACTGGGATATTGCCGCGGGCGAATTGATACTAAAAGAGGCCGGAGGCGATATCAAGGCAGACGCACTAGGCAATAACTCCTATAATGTTACAGCAACAAACGGCAAAATAAAACCCGGCGAATTCCCAAGTATCATCTAA
- the rnc gene encoding ribonuclease III, producing the protein MRKPDYINIQKKIGYRFKDKSLLFTSLVHKSFRNENLDEAPECNERLEFLGDSVLGCVISFLLYKKFPDIDEGKLSFLKSFIVSRKVLAEIASGMDMGSFLIIGKGEEKSGGREKESNLANVFEALIAAIYMDGGYESAEKWIEGTFKGRIKKTGVSDKYSAKNKLQEITQSRYNSLPVYNVVEELGPEHKRKYTVEVLVEGESMGKGNGFSKKEAERSAANEAIKKMR; encoded by the coding sequence GTGAGAAAACCGGACTACATTAATATTCAAAAGAAAATAGGTTACCGTTTTAAGGACAAGTCCTTGCTGTTTACATCCTTAGTCCATAAATCCTTCCGGAATGAAAATCTCGATGAGGCCCCTGAATGCAACGAACGGCTTGAATTTTTGGGCGACTCGGTCCTGGGATGTGTAATATCGTTCCTGCTTTATAAAAAGTTTCCCGATATAGATGAAGGAAAACTGTCTTTTTTAAAATCATTTATCGTTTCCAGAAAAGTCCTTGCGGAAATCGCGTCAGGTATGGATATGGGAAGTTTTTTGATAATCGGCAAGGGAGAGGAGAAAAGCGGCGGCAGGGAAAAAGAATCAAATCTGGCAAATGTATTTGAAGCGCTGATTGCCGCCATTTATATGGACGGAGGGTATGAATCCGCCGAAAAATGGATAGAAGGGACGTTTAAGGGCCGCATAAAAAAAACAGGTGTATCCGATAAATACAGCGCAAAGAATAAACTCCAGGAAATAACCCAGTCAAGATATAACAGCCTGCCGGTTTATAATGTAGTTGAGGAACTCGGTCCCGAGCATAAGAGAAAATATACCGTCGAAGTTTTGGTTGAGGGAGAAAGCATGGGGAAAGGGAACGGTTTTTCAAAGAAGGAAGCGGAAAGGAGCGCGGCAAATGAAGCCATTAAAAAAATGCGCTAG
- a CDS encoding dihydropteroate synthase, translating into MIIVGEKINTSRKVVADAVRNRDRQFILDLAKIQESAGAHYIDINVGTFIKTEAEDMAWVVDSVSGNVKIPLSIDSPDPKVVEAALDIIKGPVLINSISLEKERFSGLIPVAQEFKCPVIGLLIEDGNLPVDAESRMKVADKIITRLTDKGIEHGSVFIDPMVQPLSTSMNGLTEIFSFVRKFRSDFPDVHLICGLSNVSFGLPNRKLINRAFLAAMMTLGMDSAICDPLDKELMGLIAAQEALLGKDEFCMKFISLSRSGKI; encoded by the coding sequence ATGATTATCGTTGGCGAAAAAATAAATACCAGCAGGAAAGTCGTCGCGGACGCTGTCAGGAACAGGGACCGGCAGTTTATTCTGGACCTGGCAAAAATCCAGGAAAGCGCCGGAGCTCATTATATAGACATAAATGTGGGAACGTTCATTAAAACGGAAGCTGAAGATATGGCATGGGTTGTTGATTCGGTTTCGGGCAATGTAAAAATTCCCCTGAGCATAGACAGCCCCGACCCTAAGGTAGTTGAAGCCGCCCTTGATATTATAAAAGGCCCCGTTTTGATAAATTCGATATCACTGGAAAAAGAAAGGTTCAGCGGGCTTATTCCTGTAGCGCAGGAGTTCAAATGCCCTGTGATAGGTCTGCTTATAGAAGACGGGAACCTTCCCGTTGACGCGGAAAGCAGGATGAAAGTTGCCGATAAGATTATCACCCGCCTGACAGATAAGGGTATAGAGCATGGCTCGGTATTTATTGATCCTATGGTCCAGCCTTTGAGCACCAGTATGAACGGTTTGACCGAGATATTCAGTTTTGTAAGGAAATTCAGGTCTGATTTTCCCGATGTCCATTTGATTTGCGGTTTAAGCAATGTTTCTTTTGGTTTGCCTAACAGAAAACTGATAAACCGCGCTTTCCTCGCCGCGATGATGACGCTGGGTATGGATTCGGCGATTTGCGATCCTCTTGATAAGGAGCTTATGGGCCTTATAGCGGCGCAGGAAGCATTACTGGGAAAAGATGAGTTTTGTATGAAGTTCATTTCTCTTTCCAGGAGCGGAAAAATATAA
- a CDS encoding entericidin EcnA/B family protein: MRIVAAVLLAVSALVMFSGCETTKGMGRDITNLGDVMSGNDPQNVTY, encoded by the coding sequence ATGAGAATAGTTGCTGCGGTGTTGCTGGCAGTGTCCGCGCTGGTGATGTTCAGCGGATGCGAGACAACAAAAGGCATGGGGCGCGATATTACCAATCTTGGCGATGTGATGTCGGGGAATGACCCTCAGAATGTGACATATTAG